In Bythopirellula goksoeyrii, a single window of DNA contains:
- a CDS encoding IS256 family transposase, with product MASLTGSTENGSMVQIDEAQIRGHVDEVVRKSVEETLNGLLEAEADQLCGAKRYERSPDRVDTRAGSYDRGLQTKAGQVTLKVPRLRSLPFETQIIERYRRRESSVEEALMEMYLAGVSVRRVEDITEALWGTRVSPSTVSELNQQLYERIEAWRNQPIEGDFAYVALDGIWLKRSWGGEVKNVAVLVAVGVDQDGYRQVLGVCEGTKEDTESWRKFLRHLKERGLKGVRLVTSDKCLGLVEALGEFYPEADWQRCVVHWYRNVGSEVPRHRMKEVMAMLKAIHAQEDREAAKKKAGDVVEKLRAMKLTKAAKVVEEGVGETLRYMSYPREHWTRIRTNNALERLMREVRRRTRVVGAFPDGNSALMLVSARLRHVAGTKWGTRKYLDMERLQQESETAS from the coding sequence ATGGCGAGTTTAACAGGAAGTACTGAAAACGGAAGCATGGTTCAGATCGACGAGGCTCAGATTCGAGGGCACGTCGACGAGGTGGTTCGCAAGAGCGTCGAGGAGACGCTCAATGGACTGTTGGAGGCCGAAGCTGATCAACTCTGTGGAGCGAAGCGTTACGAGCGGAGCCCCGACCGCGTGGATACGCGGGCCGGGTCATACGATCGCGGACTGCAGACAAAGGCAGGCCAAGTGACGCTCAAGGTTCCTAGACTCCGCAGTTTGCCATTTGAGACGCAGATTATTGAGCGGTACCGACGACGGGAGTCGTCGGTCGAAGAGGCGCTAATGGAGATGTACCTCGCCGGGGTGAGCGTTCGCCGGGTGGAGGACATCACCGAGGCGTTGTGGGGAACACGAGTTTCTCCGAGCACGGTGAGCGAGCTGAATCAGCAGCTCTACGAGCGGATCGAAGCCTGGCGAAACCAGCCGATCGAGGGCGATTTTGCCTACGTGGCCCTGGATGGTATTTGGCTGAAACGGTCGTGGGGCGGCGAGGTGAAGAACGTGGCGGTATTGGTTGCCGTGGGCGTCGACCAGGACGGCTATCGGCAGGTTCTGGGTGTTTGCGAAGGGACGAAGGAAGATACCGAGAGTTGGCGGAAGTTCCTCCGGCATCTCAAGGAGCGTGGCCTGAAGGGAGTTCGCCTGGTGACCAGCGACAAGTGTTTAGGGTTGGTAGAAGCCTTGGGCGAGTTTTATCCGGAGGCAGACTGGCAACGGTGTGTGGTCCACTGGTATCGCAACGTTGGCTCGGAAGTTCCTCGTCATCGAATGAAGGAGGTGATGGCGATGCTCAAGGCAATTCACGCGCAGGAAGACCGCGAGGCGGCCAAGAAGAAGGCGGGCGACGTTGTGGAGAAGCTGCGAGCGATGAAGCTCACCAAGGCAGCCAAGGTGGTCGAGGAGGGCGTGGGCGAGACGTTGCGGTACATGTCCTATCCTCGCGAGCATTGGACGCGGATTCGCACGAACAACGCTTTGGAGCGATTGATGCGCGAAGTCCGCCGGCGGACGCGCGTCGTGGGTGCCTTCCCGGACGGCAACAGCGCATTGATGCTGGTATCCGCAAGACTGCGACACGTCGCTGGTACCAAATGGGGCACGCGCAAGTACCTCGATATGGAGCGATTACAGCAAGAGAGCGAAACGGCCTCGTAG
- a CDS encoding PEP-CTERM sorting domain-containing protein: protein MLSVAGSCCAASISVDSTKTSTGIAYSLTLDAGAPEQFNNIFIEVTAIGSTELRNPAQFTFDSGVGGEDRTYINSTLVTPPFQGGLGWSPVGAESTGSILTARMGPLGAFIDTSASLFLANVSLPDCGGIEYLITLNNTGDEVFRAEGVSPLTPHDCIPEPSTMALAGLSMIGLVLRRRNG, encoded by the coding sequence ATGCTGTCGGTTGCGGGATCTTGTTGCGCTGCTTCAATTTCAGTCGATTCAACTAAGACATCAACAGGAATCGCATATTCCCTAACACTTGATGCTGGTGCACCTGAGCAATTCAACAATATTTTTATTGAAGTGACTGCGATAGGTTCAACGGAACTCCGAAATCCTGCTCAGTTCACTTTTGATTCTGGTGTTGGCGGCGAAGACAGAACCTATATTAACTCCACTCTTGTTACGCCACCTTTCCAAGGTGGTTTGGGTTGGAGCCCTGTTGGTGCGGAATCCACCGGCAGTATCCTTACTGCTAGGATGGGACCTCTGGGGGCCTTCATTGACACATCAGCTTCACTCTTTCTTGCTAATGTTTCCCTGCCAGATTGTGGAGGGATAGAGTATCTCATTACCCTTAACAATACGGGTGATGAAGTATTTCGTGCGGAAGGTGTTTCACCATTGACCCCCCATGATTGCATCCCCGAGCCAAGCACCATGGCGCTCGCTGGCTTGAGCATGATCGGTTTGGTCCTGCGTCGTCGCAACGGCTAA
- a CDS encoding HNH endonuclease, which yields MDETIRNLVRQRAGNVCEYCRLIQAGQAWARFHIEHVRPRQHQGTGDLDNLCLACGHCNRYKGPNLASIDPVTNELTPLFNPRIDRWAEHFLLSEHSILGVSPSVA from the coding sequence ATGGATGAAACCATTCGCAATCTGGTCCGCCAGCGAGCGGGCAACGTTTGCGAGTATTGCCGACTCATCCAAGCGGGCCAGGCATGGGCACGATTCCATATCGAGCACGTCCGTCCTCGGCAACACCAAGGGACCGGCGATCTCGACAACTTGTGTTTGGCGTGTGGTCATTGCAATCGGTACAAGGGGCCGAACCTGGCGTCAATTGACCCGGTCACGAACGAACTGACACCGCTCTTTAACCCGAGAATTGATCGGTGGGCGGAACACTTCTTACTCTCAGAGCATAGTATCTTGGGAGTTTCTCCGTCGGTCGCGTGA
- a CDS encoding PEP-CTERM sorting domain-containing protein yields the protein MKKIILSAVVLLAFAQVASAASIQIDTADAGANKVYTLTLLADVSEEFNGFGYSATPNAPGVFVEVIPGAFGDTSAKPNTFVSPILAFPAPIGDGLTLPAPAVNTENGQSFDAGKLGSFIDASAGIWLGNVVMPASGMGTYRVVLQNTGQNIAELTGPIGIPEPSTMVLAGLSMIGLVLRRRNG from the coding sequence ATGAAGAAAATTATTTTGTCAGCCGTTGTTTTACTGGCTTTTGCACAAGTCGCTTCAGCAGCGAGCATTCAAATTGACACTGCTGATGCTGGTGCTAACAAGGTTTATACTCTCACCTTATTGGCCGATGTTTCTGAGGAGTTCAATGGTTTTGGCTATAGTGCTACTCCAAACGCACCAGGGGTCTTTGTAGAAGTTATACCTGGCGCTTTTGGGGATACTTCAGCCAAGCCCAATACATTCGTCAGCCCGATTTTGGCGTTTCCAGCCCCAATTGGCGATGGCCTCACTCTCCCAGCCCCCGCTGTCAATACGGAAAATGGGCAGTCGTTTGATGCCGGTAAGCTAGGTTCGTTTATCGATGCCTCTGCCGGTATCTGGCTTGGTAACGTTGTTATGCCAGCTTCTGGAATGGGTACTTACAGAGTTGTTCTTCAGAACACTGGCCAGAATATAGCTGAACTTACTGGTCCGATTGGTATCCCCGAGCCAAGCACCATGGTTCTCGCTGGCCTGAGCATGATTGGTTTGGTCCTGCGTCGTCGCAACGGCTAA